From a single Lates calcarifer isolate ASB-BC8 linkage group LG12, TLL_Latcal_v3, whole genome shotgun sequence genomic region:
- the LOC108885630 gene encoding inositol hexakisphosphate kinase 2: protein MSPAVEAQAQEAMNAEQKQKQQQNHLQHQLQHQQCYMEKGVMLEPFVHQVGGHSCVLRFGEQTICKPLIPREHQFYKSLPAAMRKFTPQYRGVVSVSFEEDEEGNLCLIAYPLHSDPSADLENKDPSADCEPKSKMLKWGKMVASSLLVDSENYSKDGRSRHSRKDKDKSVHMLQEDVELEWLQQAEVLYYRLERSHTNAVPQLKHNPWSLKCHQQHLQRMKENAKHRNQYKFILLENLTWRHTVPCVLDLKMGTRQHGDDASEEKKAVQIRKCQQSTSASIGVRLCGMQVYQSDTGQLMFMNKYHGRKLTLPGFKEALFQFFHSGRRLRRELLSPVLRRLRDMQAALEACESYRFYSSSLLIIYDGAHHRKHTRRRTEDGLSEEEEDEEEDEEDEEDEDDDEEVEAEPETDEEEEEEEEVGEVAGALGFPHSPSMSSDASSSCSGSSGSSSSSSGSSSSSSSSSSSGGSSGVSQAHLTRSDSRSPVVDVRMIDFAHTTCRHYREDSVVHEGQDSGYIFGLQNLITIISELENHSTD from the exons ATGAGTCCGGCTGTGGAGGCTCAGGCCCAGGAGGCCATGAATGCagagcaaaagcaaaagcagcagcagaaccacCTGCAGCACCAGCTGCAGCACCAGCAGTGCTACATGGAGAAAGGGGTGATGCTTGAGCCCTTCGTGCACCAGGTTGGGGGACATTCCTGCGTCCTGCGCTTCGGGGAGCAGACCATCTGCAAGCCCCTCATCCCCCGCGAGCATCAGTTCTACAAGAGTCTGCCTGCTGCAATGAGGAAGTTTACCCCCCAGTACAGAG GTGTGGTGTCGGTGAGCTTcgaagaggatgaagaagggAATCTCTGCCTCATCGCCTACCCCCTCCACAGCGACCCATCAGCAGATCTGGAGAACAAGGACCCCTCGGCCGACTGCGAGCCCAAGAGCAAGATGCTCAAGTGGGGCAAAATGGTGGCATCCTCGCTGCTCGTGGACAGCGAAAATTACAGCAAAGATGGCCGTAGTCGCCACTCTCGCAAAGACAAGGACAAGAG TGTTCACATGCTGCAGGAGGATGTGGAGTTGGAGTGGCTGCAGCAGGCTGAGGTGCTCTACTACAGACTGGAGCGCAGTCACACTAACGCTGTCCCGCAGCTCAAACACAACCCATGGAGTCTCAAGTGTCACCAGCAGCACCTgcagaggatgaaggagaaTGCCAAACACCGCAACCAGTACA AATTCATCTTGCTAGAGAACCTGACGTGGCGGCACACAGTGCCATGTGTGTTGGACCTGAAGATGGGCACAAGGCAGCATGGAGATGATGcctcagaggaaaagaaggcaGTGCAGATCCGCAAATGCCAGCAGAGCACGTCAGCTTCGATAGGAGTCCGCCTCTGTGGCATGCAG GTGTACCAGTCTGACACAGGCCAGCTGATGTTCATGAACAAGTACCACGGCCGCAAGCTGACCCTGCCAGGCTTCAAGGAGGCTTTGTTCCAGTTCTTCCACAGCGGACGGCGTCTACGACGTGAGCTCCTCTCCCCGGTGCTGCGCAGGCTCAGAGACATGCAAGCCGCCCTGGAAGCCTGCGAATCCTACCGCTTCTACTCCAGTTCCCTGCTCATCATCTATGACGGCGCGCACCACCGTAAACACACACGCCGACGCACCGAGGACGGACTctctgaggaagaagaggatgaggaggaggacgaggaggacgaggaggatgaggatgatgatgaggaggtggaggctgaACCGGAAAcggacgaggaggaggaggaggaagaggaagtgggtGAAGTAGCAGGTGCACTTGGCTTCCCTCACAGCCCCTCCATGTCTAGCGACGCCAGCAGCAGTTGCTCcggcagcagcggcagcagcagcagcagcagcggcagcagcagcagtagtagcagtagcagcagcagtggcggGAGCTCAGGTGTCAGCCAGGCTCACCTGACCCGCTCAGACTCCCGCAGCCCTGTGGTGGATGTGAGGATGATAGACTTTGCTCACACCACCTGCAGACATTACCGGGAGGACAGCGTGGTGCACGAGGGCCAGGACAGTGGCTACATTTTTGGTCTCCAGAACCTGATCACCATCATCTCCGAGCTggaaaaccacagcacagaCTGA